GAATACGCTACGAGTTCTCTTTTCTACACCTGGAACGGGATGCGCCTCGAGAATGCTTTTCATGGGATATACCTTCCTAGGAACCAGTACGATGTATTTGCTGCTATCGGAGTTCATGGTGGCGTGCATTTTGAGGTCAATTATGGTGGGGACGTGTTCAagtggaaggaaggaaacgaGTGGCAGTGGAAAGTCGATGGGGTCTTTGCAAGATTGGGGGATACTTATGGAGATGGCGAAGAACTTCCCGCGTATAGTTAAGCTAGTGTCGTCTGTTCGGCACGATACATCTCAAACCATGTTGTTCAAAATCGTTACTATCCCATCTCTTACTACTGAATCGACCCGGGCGACTCCGCCTCCGAGCATAAGAGGTGTACAAGGCATCCTCAGGCCCTCTGCCTAGGTACCGCTCGAATAAGCAGAGAAATTATGTGTAAAAAACAAATCCGTAACCTTGATGCATTTCAGGTTCGCTTGACGGATCGTTTCCAATTCAGTAACTCCGCGCGATATCGCTCGTACTTTGGAGTGTTTGTGTTTTCAAGCAAATGTTTTgtgaacttgtactggcTAAACATTATCCACGACACCTTGTTCAGGATATCTCACTAATCAGtagcgaaaaaaaaaaaaccaagtATAAGTCTCTCATTGAGGAGTTAAAGCACCTAGAGTCTCCCAGAAACTGTAGACGAGTCCTTGATTCAACAGCTGAACAACACCAGTTGAATCAAAAAACACACCAGCATCTCCTGAGAAGTCCAGAATCCGTCGTCACCGTATGCACATCTGCAGCGTTACCAGACCGGTTGAACACCATCTCAGTTGCTCCCTCATTGTATAACCCCCACTTCGGCGTGACGTTTGAATTATCAAATTTCACGTTCGGATCGAGAGATATCGCGAATGACAGGAAGGATTGAGAGAAAGCTTTCACGAAATCAACATTGTTGAAAGGGGTTGGTTTACCGCTGACAGTGGCTTATACATCAGTACCTTGAGTGCGAAAGTTGCGATAAGAGGGTGCACTGACCCAGTAAAGAAGTAGCTGTGGTCCTGGGCGTGATAAGCTGGAGGTATCGCAAATTCTCCCTGTTAGTCATGAACGAATGATCGTTGGCGGAAAGGGAGAAAAAAATTCACCTTGAACGATCGGTCTGGGAATGCATTCAGGAGGTAGTATGTCGGGCATACGAAGATCGCTGACAATGGTCAATCACTGGAAGTTCAAGCCGAGTGCCTACAGAAAGAATACTAGGTCTTACATTCACCCATGACAAGGTTCTGTTGATTCAACTGTGACCCCAGCCCGTTATACTGCCGAGTAACTGCAACCTCCTGCCGAGGTCCAAAGTTTGGGAAGAGTTGACTCGCAAAGTGcgtgacatttgcatgtgcgTGTTGATCCACGAAGACCGGCCCTTCGTTTGTGTTTGTCACAGCCAAAAGCGCTTGCTGTAAATGATCAGAGAGGATGAGAGAAATGCAACGAATAAATGGAATGCATCTCACCCCGTTGACTTTCCTCTGTTTTAAGGCCTTGGTTGCACTCTGCTTAATAAATGTTCCGTCGACCACAGGTCCGAAGGAAAATGTGCCAAAGAATGAAGCATAACCGATGTTCTTGTTCGCTTGTTCGAGAACTTGAACATTCACAGCTCTCAGGCATGCAAGTGTGTCAGAGGATTTAGAACATCTACACACACATTCATATTGTCAGCAGTAGTTCCACGGACGCGAATCTTTTGCCATACATTGTCTGAGAAACCACTTTGTGGTATATCGCCTAGGTGGCATCCGTTATAAACGCAAAAAGAACATATACCAATGCCGCTGACGCACCTCAGGGATTGGGTCATTGAACTTGTACTGTGAAGGCAAGAAGGTGGAACTCGTGATGGCAGCTCTAAATAGCTCTGGGGTAGTCTTCCCGTCTTCAGCGATGACGTGCTGTAAAACGGACCCGGCTCCTTCATGTGCAATAAATttgaacaagagagaaaagTGGAAGACGGGACACGTACCTGCAGACCCTCCCCAAATCGTAACTTTGTTTGGGTCACCCCCGAATTTTGAGATCTAAGAAAAGACCGTGAAAAGATGTCCACATACGGCGAGACGGGGAACACGTACAT
Above is a genomic segment from Marasmius oreades isolate 03SP1 chromosome 4, whole genome shotgun sequence containing:
- a CDS encoding uncharacterized protein (MEROPS:MER0030934); the protein is MKKRALQQVLLATLVGVALAEPSLSGQKMSAPIIDLGYARYQGVFDAHNNLTNFRGIRYAAAPTGKNRWRAPQAPPNTSGVQLANANPLMCLQAPTGAASTNPYSSIPHSAISQLKVQTRQTPGTGEDCLFLNVAFPGTKPPSEGLPTVVWIHGGGYISGSLGAFQLGDIVRESKQGVVVVAMQYRLGLFGFLSGNKVKENGDLNAGLLDQHFALRWVHEHISKFGGDPNKVTIWGGSAGAGSVLQHVIAEDGKTTPELFRAAITSSTFLPSQYKFNDPIPEAIYHKVVSQTICSKSSDTLACLRAVNVQVLEQANKNIGYASFFGTFSFGPVVDGTFIKQSATKALKQRKVNGQALLAVTNTNEGPVFVDQHAHANVTHFASQLFPNFGPRQEVAVTRQYNGLGSQLNQQNLVMGESIFVCPTYYLLNAFPDRSFKLITPRTTATSLLAVNQPLSTMLIS